A stretch of DNA from Rhizobium sp. EC-SD404:
GTCTCGCCCGGCAGCCGCATGAAAGTCCCGCAGGACTGTTCGCCGGCAATGACCCGCGCGGCCCTCTCGAGCCCGACCGGGCTTTCGACCTCATATTCTGCGAACAAGCGCGTCATCGCCAAAACTCTCCCCTGACGACGACGGGAATTATCATCTCATCATACCAGTTGACAACATAATCTTTCCTTGCAATCGTCCGACGCAAATACAGGGAGGCTAACAGCATGAAAATCGCTCTCATCGGCGCTGGCGGAAAGATGGGCGTGCGCCTGTCGCGCAACCTGAAAGGGTCGCGCTATGACGTTGCCCATGTCGAAGTCAGCGAGATCGGCCAAAAGCGGCTGAAGGATGAGGTCGGCGCAGACTGCGTCGCCGTCGATGAGGCGTTGAAGGATGCGAAAGCCGTAATCCTGGCGGTTCCGGACACCGCGATCCGCAAGGTCGGCGCCGATATCGTGCCGAAGGTCGCGCCGGGAACGATCGTGATCGCACTCGATGCTGCAGCGCCGTTCGCCGGGCATTTTCCCGAGCGCGCCGACGTCACTTATTTCGTGACCCACCCCTGCCATCCGCCGATCTTCAACGACGAAACCGAGATGGCGGCCAAGCGCGACTATTTCGGCGGCATCGCCGCGCGCCAGGCAATCGTCAGCGCGTTGATGCAGGGCCCGGAAGAGCATTTCGTCATCGGCGAAGACATCGCCAAGACGATCTTCCAGCCGATTCTGCGGTCCCATCGCGTCACCGTCGAGCAGATGGCGCTGCTAGAACCCGGCCTGTCGGAAACCGTATGCGCGACCCTTCTCGTCGTGATGAAAGACGCAATGGATGAAGTGGTGCGCCGCGGCGTCGACCGCGTGGCAGCCCGCGATTTCCTGCTCGGCCACCTGAACATTCTGGCGGCCGTCGTCATGGAAGAAGTCGATGGCGTGTTTTCCGATGCTTGCAACAAGGCGATCGTGAACGGCAAGCCGCGCCTCATGCGCGACGACTGGCTCGGCGTGTTCGAAACCCACGAAATCACCGAGAGCATTCGCCGGATTACGTGAACCCATGACGGCAGTGCATGGACGAACGCGGCGATCCGCTGCACATATCGGTTCACGAAACGATTGGGACATGCTGATCACGATGGAAAAGCAGAATGGCCTGGAAGCGGTTGAAGACCGGATCGTGCGCCGCAAGCTCTCCGATCAGGTGTTCGAACGCCTGCGTGAAATGATCGTGCGCGGGGAACTGGCAGCCGGCGATCCGATGCCGTCGGAGCGCGAACTGATGGAGCGTTTCGGTGTCGGTCGACCTGCCGTGCGCGAGGCCCTGCAGTCCATGCAGACGATGGGCCTCATCACGATTTCCCACGGCGAACGCTCGAGGGTCAGCGCGCTTTCCGCAGACATCGCGTTTCGGCAGATGGATGCGGTGGCGAGGCTGTTACTCTCCGCCTCCCCCGACAATCTGGAGCATCTTAAAGAGGCGCGGCGGCTGTTCGAACTCGGCATGGTGCGGATTGCCGCACAAAACGCCACGACCGAAGACGTCGCTGAACTGACCGATCTGATCGAGAAGCAGCGCAGCAAGATCGACGACCCGAAGGCCTTCATCCGCGCCGACATCGCCTTCCATGCCAAGATCACCCGCATGGCCGCCAACCCCATCTTTGCGGCTGTCGGCGATGCAATGCTGAACTGGCTCTTCACCTATCACACAGACCTCCTGATCTGGTCGGGCCAGGAGGAAACCACCTTGCGGGAGCATGCCGCGATCGTCGATCGCCTTGCCGCTGGCGAGGCGGATGGCGCAGCCGATGCCATGCGCAGCCATCTGGATCGTTCGGCGGCGCTTTACCGTCACCACTGAATCCTTTGGCCAAGAAATTTGTAAAGTGAATTGACTGATCTGTCCGCACACCGATAGGCTCGCGGCATTGGCAATCAGCACGGAACGCGTGGATCCCGTGCGATGATGGAGTACCATGCCTGCGGTGCTCGGCCGGGAGGACCACGAAGCGAGGAGGCCAGCCCGATGCTGGAGCAGACATCCGTGACGGCCTATGGCCATCTCATCGACGGTGAAATCATCGACAGCGCAACTGGGGGCGGCATCGACGTGCTCGATCCGTCGACGGGCAAGGTCTTTGCCCGGATCCCAAGGGGCAGCGCTGCCGATGTCGATCGCGCCGTCAAGGCCGCACGCAGCGCCTTCGAGGGTGACTGGGGCGCCAAGTCGGCACTCGAACGCGGCCGGATCCTGATGAAAGTTTCCGCGCTGATCCTCGAGAATTTCGAGGAGCTGACCGCGCTTGAATCTCGCGATACGGGCAAGCCGATGAAGCAGGCGCGCGCTGACATCACGGCGACTGCCCGCTATTTCGAGTATTACGGCTCGGCTGCCGACAAGCACCATGGCGAGACGATCCCTTACAGCAAGGGCATGACGGTGCTGGCCTTGCGCGTGCCGCACGGCGTGACAGCACACATCATTCCCTGGAACTACCCCTCCCAGATCTTCGGTCGCTCGGTCGGCGGCGCGCTTGCGGCCGGCAATGCCTGCGTCGTCAAACCGGCCGAAGACGCCTGCCTCACGCCGCTCCGGATATCTGAACTGGCACTGGAAGCCGGCCTGCCCGCAGGGGCCTTGAATGTCGTTTGCGGGCTCGGCACCGAGGCCGGCGCGGCACTCGCCCGACATCCGGGCATCAACCACATCTCCTTCACCGGCTCGCCGCAGACAGGCACGGCGGTGGCGAAGGCGGCTGCGGAAAACCATGTGCAGGTGACGCTCGAACTTGGCGGCAAGTCGCCCCAGGTGATCTTTGCCGATGCCGATCTGGACGAGGCGCTGCCCGTGATCGTCAACGCGATCATCCAGAACGCCGGCCAGACCTGCGCTGCCGGCAGCCGCGTGCTGATCGAACGCTCGATCTATGACGAGGTTCTGGCCAGGCTTTCAGAGCGCTTCTCGGCGCTGAAGGTTGGCGCCGGCGTCGACGATCTCGACTGCGGGCCCATCATCAGCGCCAAGCAGTTGGAGCGGGTCACGTCCCTGGTCGACGCGGCCTTGGCCGATGGGGCAAAGGTCGTCGCCTCCGCGAGCATGACCGAAAACGCGCCCGAGGGTGGATTCTTCTACCCGCCAATGCTGCTCGATGGGGCGGCTCCAGAAAGTCGCCTCGGCCAGGACGAGGTGTTCGGGCCAGTTCTCGCCGCCTTCCCCTTCGAAGACGAAAAAGACGCCATCCGCATCGCAAACGCGACGCCCTACGGCCTGACGGCATCCGTCTGGACCCAGGATGGCGGACGGCAGATGCGGTGCGCGCACGGCATCGAGGCGGGTCAGGTCTTCGTCAACAATTACGGCGCCGGCGGCGGCATCGAATTGCCCTTCGGCGGAATGAAGCGCTCTGGCTATGGCCGTGAAAAGGCCTTCGAAGGCATGATCAGCTTCACCACCATCAAGACGGTCGTGCTCAAGCACGGCTGATTTGGCTCGATCCCTCCCGGGACGGCGTCGCGGCTTTGGCTGCGGCGCCTTTTTGATCGATCCTGAGCGACCTCAAAAACCCGGACGGTTGCTCATCATGCGGATGCGCGCATGCTCGATATGGTTTCGCATGGCGCGCTTGGCCTTCGTGGCCGCACCGGCTTCGATATGCCGGAAGATATCCTCGTGCTCATCCCGCACCGCTTCGTTGCGCACGAAGGGCTGGAACTGCACGAGGAAGCGCATGAGATTGACCGAGCGCGTCACGTCATATTCAAGCGATTTCAGCGTCTGGACGATGCGCGCATTGCAGGTGGCCGTCGCGATCGCTTCATGAAAAGCATAGTCGTGGTGATGAAGAATGGCGTTTTGCTTCATCGCCTCATCGAACCGGTCCAGTGCGGCACGCATGCTCTCGATATCGGACGGCCCGCGCCGTTTTGCGGCGAGATAGGCGGCCTGCGGCTCGACGATCATGCGCAGTTCCATGCCTGCCAGAAGGTCGCCGATGCGTTGCAACGCGTCGCGATCCGCCTCGTCACTCGTCACGCCATCGACCCGCGCGCCGAGCGCGTTCAACACGTAATTGCCGGACCCGCGCACCGAGGAAATCAGCCCGTCGTCGCGCAGCTTGTCCAGCGCCTCGCGCAGAACCGGGCGCGACACCTCGAACTGCTTGGCGAGCTCGTTTTCGGAAGGAAGCTTGGCGCCGGCCGAGATCATGCCGGTGACGATCGCGTGGAACAGGTTTTCATATACCCGTTCGGACAGCCGCTCACCCTTGCTGTTGGGAAGATCGGCAACGACAATATCGGCGGTTCTGCTCGGCATGGAAAAGGTCTTGCTCCTGCAACAGGAATTTCCCGATCGGCGCTGCCCGTCAAGCTCAGAATTCAGCACAGATGGGCTGCTCGAAACGCTCCTCAGCCGACCGGCCGTTAGAAAGTTGTAAAACAGGTTGACTGGAAATGGGTTCAAGGTCAATGTCGAAGGCAGTGATGACTGAAACTGAGGGAGGAGAACCATGTTTCGTTTTCGCACCATCACGGCTGCTGCCGTGTTCGCCTTGTCTGCCGGCGTGGCCGGGAGTGCCGTGGCCCAGACAACCCTGAATTTTGCGCACACTACCGCGCAGGGCTCGCATTACAGCGTCGGCGTCCAGGCCTTCGGTGAGAAGCTGGCCGAATTGTCGGACGGCAAGTTCGAAATCCGTGAACAGGCCGCCGGTGCGCTCGGCGGTGAGCGCGACATGATCGAAGGCCTGCAGATCGGCTCGGTCGAACTCGTCTATTCCTCGACCGGCCCGCTCGGCAATTTCGCGCCTGAAACGCTGGTGCTCGACCTGCCCTTCCTCTTCAAGGATTACGCTTCCGCGCGTTCGATCCTCGATGGCGAAATCGGCGACGAGCTTCTCGAAGCGGTCAACGCACAAGGCCTCGTCGCGCTGGCATGGAGCGAGAACGGCTTCCGCCACATCACCAATTCCAGCCGCGCGATCGATGCACCGGAAGACCTCAACGGCCTGAAGATCCGCACCATGGAAAACAGCGTGCACATGGAAGCCTTTACGGCTGCCGGCGCATCGCCGACACCCATGGCGTTTCCGGAAGTCTTCGCAGCCCTGCAGCAGCGCGTGATCGACGGGCAGGAAAATCCGATCCCGATCATCACCTCCGCCAATATGTGGGAAGTCCAGGACCACCTCACGCTGACCGGCCACGTCTATTCGCCGGCCATCATCATCGCGTCGCCGAGCCTGTGGGACTCGCTGTCGGATGAGGAAAAGGCATGGTTCGAGGAAGCTGCCGATACGGCTGTGGCCGCGACCCGGGCCAAGGTCGAGGCAGACGAACAGACCGGCGTTGCGATGCTGCGCGAGCGCGGCATGGAAGTGATCGAGGAAGTGGATCAGGCACCGTTCCGCGAAGCCGTCGCGCCCGCCTATGACACCTTCGTCGGCCAGTATGGCGACGAGATGCTGAAGCGCATCCAGGCAGCGCAGGAATAACCCATCGACATCGAAACGGTGTGTGAACGGCCGCGTCTGCGGCCGTTCCTCACGGAGCTCGTCCCATGCAGTGGTTTCTCGCAATCGAGCGGCGGCTGACGCGCGTCGCGCTGGATCTCGCGATCCTCGCGCTCGCACTCGTCGTAGCGCTGGCATTTTACCAGGTCGTGACCCGCTTTGTGTTCGGCCACCCCTCCGCATGGTCGGAAGTGGCTGCCCGCTCGGCCATGATCTGGATGGTCTTCCTCGGATTTGCCGCAGCGTTCCGCCAGGGCACGATGATTGCGGTCGATTTCCTGGTCGATATTAGCCCGCAAATGTTTCGGCGGGTGCTTTACGTCGTGATTCTCATTGCCTCGCTGATCTTCCTCGCCATCCTCATCTGGTACGGCTGGGGCATGACGATGCGGGTGCGCAGCCAGAACTTGGCCGGCCTGCAGGTCACGATCGCCTGGGTCTATGCAGCGCTTCCCGTCGGATCGGCACTCGCGACGCTCGGCGTCATCGCGCGGTTCATCGAAGTCTGGAACGAACCCGACACAACGACCAAGGGCGAGCTCAAGGATGTGGAGGGTGCCATATGAACGCCGCCCTCGCCTTCTCGCTGATCACGCTCTTTGCGCTTGCCGTGCCGATCGGCGTCTCGCTGGTGCTGGCAAGTGCCTTCGGCATCCATTTCTTCTCGACGGTGCCGCTGCTCCTGGTAGCGCAGCGGGTGTTCACGAGCCTGGATTCCTTTCCGCTCCTGGCCGTGCCGCTCTTTATTCTGTCCGGCAACCTCATGGCTGCCGGCGGCATCTCCGAACGCCTCGTCGATCTTGCAAAGTCCATCGTCGGCGGCATCCAGGGCGGGCTTGCCTGCACCTGCGTCATCACCTGCATGATCTTCGCCTCGGTCTCCGGCTCTTCCGTCGCCACTACCTTCGCGATCGGCGTCATCCTGATCCCGGCCATGGTCAAGCACGGTTATCCTGTCGGCACGGCAGCCGCGATCCAGGCGTCGTCGGCGGAACTCGGCGTGCTCATTCCGCCTTCCATTCCGCTCATCCTTTATGGCGTTGCCACGGAAACATCGATCGGCCAGCTCTTCCTGGCAGGCATCGGCCCTGGTCTGCTCGTTGCGACGGCACTGTTCATCTACTTGCTCGTGCTCTGCCGCATCAAAGGCTACGGCAAGGACGACGGGCTCGACAGCCAGCCTTTCTTCAGGGCGCTGCGCCGCTCCTTCTGGGCGATCCTCATGCCCTTCATCGTGCTCGGCGGCATCTATGGCGGCATTTTTACGCCGACCGAGGCGTCGGCTGTGGCGGTGGTCTACGCTCTGGTCGTCGGCATGTTCGTCTACCGCGTGCTGACCTTCCGCAAGATCCACGACGCGCTGCGCTCGTCGGCGATTTCGTCCACGGTCATCATGATCATCATCGCCGGCGCTGGTCTCTTCTCGTTCCTCATCACAAGAAGCGGCCTCCCCTCCATCGTTGCGGAATGGGTGCAGGAGGTTTTCACAAACAAGTGGAGCTTCCTCCTCGCGGTCAACGTCTTCCTGTTCATGGTCGGGATGTTCATCGAAACGTCGGCGGCGATCCTCGTGCTTGCTCCTCTGCTTGCCCCAATCGCGATCGCCTATGGCGTCGATCCGGTCCATTTCGGACTGATCATCGTCGTCAACCTGGCGCTCGGCATGATCACGCCGCCGGTGGGGGTCAACCTCTTCGCGGCCTGCGCGGTCGCCCGCATATCCCTGCAGACGATCATTCCGCCGCTTGTGCCGATGGTTCTGGTCGTGATGGGCTGCGTGCTGCTTGTCACCTACGTCCCCTTCATCTCTTTGGGACTTGTGGAATTGTTTTACCGCTGACCATCGCGACGACGTAAATGGAGGAGACCAACATGAAACTGAAAGACAAAGTCGCACTGGTGACCGGAGCCGGCGGCGGCTACGGCGAAGGCATCGCGCATTATTTCGCCCAGGAAGGTGCGAAAGTGCTCGTCGTGGATATCCGCGCCGAAGCTGCCGAAAAGGTCGCTGCCGCGATCGGCGAAAATGCCTCCGCCTTCACGGCCGACGTGACGAAGAGCGACGACACCAAGGCGATGATCGACGCGGCCGTCGAGCGCTTCGGCAAGCTCGACATCATCGTCAACAATGCGGGCACAACCCACAAGAACCAGTCGATGCTGAATGTCGATGAGGCGACGTTCGACAAGGTCTATGCGGTCAACGTGAAGTCGCTCTATCACGCGGCGATCCACGGTGTGCCGGTGCTCGAAAAGAACGGCGGCGGCGTCATCATCAACATCGCCTCGACCGCCGGTGTGCGCCCGCGCCCGGGCCTTGTCTGGTACAACGGCTCGAAGGGTGCGGCAATCTCGATCACCAGGTCGATGGCCGTCGAACTCGCCGATCGCAAGATCCGCGTCTGCGGCGTCAATCCGGTGATGGGCGAAACCGGGCTGACCGATCAGTTCCTGCCGGGCGACGATACGCCCGAGACCCGCGCCAAGGTCATTGCCGGCATTCCGCTTGGCCGCCTGTCCCGTCCGCTCGATATCGCCAAGGCCTGCGGTTTTCTCGCCTCCGACGAAGCCGAATTCATCACGGGCGTCTGCCTGGAAGTCGATGGCGGCCGCTGCATCTAGTCATTTTTGATTGGGAAGGCTGTTCAGTCGGGCAGCCTTCCTTTGCTTTTCTGGAGTTCGATCGACATGGGCGAATGCCTCATCATCGGCGGAGCCGGCATGCTGGGCCTCAGGCTGGCAAAGGCGCTCGCGGCCAAGGGCACAATCGGCGGCAAGCCACTCGATGCCATCACGCTGTTCGATGTGGTCGAGGCGCCAACCATCGAGGCAGCGATCAAGGTCTCTACCAAGACCGGTGACCTGACGACACCCGGTGCGGCAGACGCGCTCATCGCGAGCCGGCCGGCGACCATCTATCACCTTGCCGCCATCGTTTCAGGTGAGGCAGAGCGCGATTTCGACAAGGGCTACCGCATCAATCTCGACGGTACGCGGCATCTGTTCGAGGCGATCCGGCAAGAGCATTTGCGCTCCGGCTACTGCCCGCGCGTCGTCTTCTCCTCCTCGCTCGCCGTCTTCGGCGCACCCCTGCCCGACGTGATCGGCGACGACCAGGTCCTGACCCCGATGTCGAGCTACGGCACGCAAAAGGCGATCGGCGAGTTGCTGCTGGCGGATTACACGCGCCGCGGTTTCATGGATGGCATCGGCATCCGCCTGCCGACCATCTGCATTCGGCCCGGCAAGCCGAATGCGGCCGCCTCCGGCTTCTTCTCCAACATCCTGCGCGAGCCGCTGGTGGGCGAACAAGCGGTGCTGCCCGTTTCACCGGATGTGCGGCACTGGTTTGCGAGCCCCCGCGCCGCGATCGGCTTCCTGGTCCATGCCGGCGATATTGCCGCGGACAAGATCGGCACGCGCCGCAACCTCACCATGCCTGGCGTGACGGCAACGGTCGCCGAAGAAATCGAGGCGCTGCGGCGCGTTGCGGGTGATGCCGCCGTCGCCCGCATTCGCCATGAGCCGGACGCGGCGATCGATGCGATCATTTCCACGTGGCCGAAAGCCTTCGACGCCACGCGGGCGATCGAGCTCGGATTTACGCCGGACATTTCGTTCGATGCGATCCTCGATGCCCACATCGCCGACGAAAAGATCGAGCTGTCCGCATGAGCAGCGTCCTTCTGGTTGGCCTCGGCGCCATGGGCTTCGGCATGGGCCAATCGCTGTTACGCGCCGGCCATGACGTTTGCGGCCACGATATCGATCCCGATGCCATGGCGCGCTTCTCCTCCGAGGGCGGCAGGATCGCGGAGCTCGACGATGCGGCAAATGAAGCCGACATCGCCGTTCTCGTCGTGGTCAACGCGGTGCAGACCGAGGCGATCCTCTTTGGCGATAATGGCATCGCTCAAAACTTGACCCAAGGCGCCGTCGTCGTCTCCTGCGCGACCTTTGCGCCCGATCATGCGATCGACTTCGAGGCGAGGCTGGCCGAACGCGGCATTTATTATCTCGATGCGCCAATCTCCGGTGGGTCGGCCCGGGCGGCGCAGGGCAAGCTCTCCATCATGGCGGCCGGCAGCGCCGATGCCTTCGCCAGCGCCCGCCCGGCGCTCGACGCGATGGCGGAGACCGTCTTCGAGCTCGGCGACAAAGCCGGTTCCGGGTCCGCGATGAAGATCGTCAACCAGTTGCTGGCCGGCATCCATGTGGTCTCGACCGCGGAGGCGATGGCGTTCGGCATCGGTCAGGGGATCGATCCGCACCGCATGATCGAGGTCATCTCGCGCTCGGCGGGCTCGTCCTGGATGTTCCAGAACCGCGCGCCGTACATCGCCGACGGTGATTACCGACCGCATTCGGCCGTCGACATCTTCGTCAAGGATCTCGGCATCGTGCGCGACATGGCGGAGGCGGCCGGCCTTTCGGTGACGCTCGCCGATGCCGCGCTCAGCCGGTTCGCGGAAGCAAAGGAAGCAGGCTTTGGCCGAATCGGCGATGTCGCGGTTGCCAAGCTTTATGCGCGAGAGGGCGGGATCGTCCTGCCCGACGAGACGACGAAGGACTGACCATGCTGCTCGGCTGCATCGGCGATGATTTCACCGGCTCCTCCGACCTCGCCAACACGCTCGTCAAGAACGGCATGCGCACCACGCAATATTGCGGCCTGCCGGAGACCAGTGCCGAGCCGAATGTCGAAGCAGGCGTCGTCGCGCTGAAGACGCGCAGCATCCCGGTCGAGGAAGCCATCCGGCAATCCTTGCAGGCACTGGAGTGGCTGCAAAACCAGGGCTGTACGCAGTTCCTGTTCAAATATTGCTCGACATTCGATTCGACGCCCGAAGGCAATATCGGCCCGGTCGCCGAGGCGCTGGCCGAACGGTTGGACGCCCGCAAGGTCATCGTCTGCCCCGCCTTTCCCGGCGCCGGGCGAACGCTCTATCAGGGCCATCTCTTCGTGGAGGACCGGCTGCTGAGCGAATCCGGCATGGAAAACCATCCCCTGACGCCGATGACCGATCCGGACATCCGTCGCTGGCTCGGCCTGCAGGCGAAGGGCAGCGTCGGCCATGTTTCCTACCTGGACGTCGCAAATGGCGCCGAAACGATCGCCACGGCGCTCGACCGTGAAGACGAGGCCGGCCACCGTCTCGTTGTCGTCGACGCGCTGACCGACCAGGATTTGATGGCAATCGGTGCGGCGGCGCATGATATTCCGCTACTGACCGGCGGTTCCGGCATTGCGACAGGATTGCCCGGCAACTTCCGCAAGCGCGGTCTTCTGGCCGATTCGCGCGAAGCGTGGGACGGCGTGGACGGTCCGGCCGTCATTCTCTCCGGGTCCTGCTCCAACGCCACGCGACGCCAGGTCGAGCGGCACCGGCAGACCCACCCCGCCTTCGAAGTGACCGCCGACGCCGTCATGGACGGAAGTGTTGACGTCGAAGCACTGGTAGAATTCGTGGACATGCATCGCGATGCCGTGCCGCTGGTCTATTCGTCTGCCGATCCCGCGACTGTGAAGGCCGCACAGGCGCGCCACGGCTCCGAACGGCTTGCCCAGGCAATCGAGACGCTATTTTCAGATCTCGCCGGTGCACTCGCGACAAGAGGTTTCACCCGCATCGTTTCGGCCGGCGGCGAGACCTCGGGCGCGGTGGTTCACGGGCTCGGCATCGATGCGCTGCAGATCGGCCCCGAGATCGATCCCGGCGTTCCGGCAATGCGCGTAACTGGAAAGCCGCTTGCGGTGGCGCTGAAATCGGGCAATTTCGGAGCGGACGACTTTTTCGACAGGGCCGTTGCGGCGTTGGGAGCCCAAGCATGAGCAGCGAGGAGGTGAAAGCGCGCGAACTCGTCTGCACGCTAGCACGGTCGCTCTTCGAACGCGGCTTGACCGGTGGCGCTTCGGGCAACATTTCGATGCGGCTTGACGATGGCGGCTTGTTGGTGACACCGACCGGCAGTTCCATGGGGCGGCTCGATCCCGCGCGCCTCTCACGCTTCGACGCGGCCGGAACGCTCGTATCCGGCGACCAGCCGACGAAGGAAATGGCGCTGCACAGCGCCTTCTATGAAACGCGCGGCGCGAAGACCGGCGCGGTCGTGCATCTCCATTCAAGCCATTCAGTCGCGCTCTCCATGCTGCCGGAGACGAACCCGGACAACGTGCTGCCACCGCTGACGCCCTATTCGATCATGCGGCTCGGGAAGGTGAAACTGCTTCCCTATTTCCGCCCCGGCGACGCCGCCATGGGCGCGGCGATCCGCGGCCTCGCCGGCAAGCGCAGCGCCGTGTTGCTCGCCAATCATGGCCCGGTTGTCGCCGCCAAGGACCTCGAGGCCGCCGTCTACGCCATGGAAGAGCTGGAGGAAACCGCCCGCCTTGCACTTCTGACGCGCGGCATGAACCCGCGCCTGCTCGACGACAATGAAATCCGCGACATCGTCGACACGTTCGACGTCGAGTGGGATTGAGGGTTCACGCCATGCCCCTCGCCTTTTCCGCCAATCTCGGCTTCCTCTTCACCGAACACGCCTTGCCGGATGCGGTGCGCGCGGCAAGCCGTGTGGGCTTCAAGGCCGTTGAATTGCATTGGCCCTATGCGACGCCTGCCGCAGACCTGCGCGCGGCGCTCAACGAAACCGGGCTGCCGGTTCTCGGTCTCAACACGGTACGCGGCGATCTGGGCAAAGGTGAATTCGGCCTCGCCGCAATGCCCGGCCGCGAAACCGATGCGCGCGCAGCCATCGATGACGCGATCGCCTATGCGCAGGCGATCAGGGCACAGAACGTTCATGTCATGGCCGGTCGTGCCGAGGGCGAAGACGCCGAGCGAACCTTTGCGGACAACCTTGCCTATGCCTGCACGGCGGCTGACGCCCATGGCATCGGCATTCTCATCGAGCCGCTCAACACACGCGACGTGCCCGGCTATTTCCTGACGGATATTGCGCACGCTGAGACGATCATCGACCGCGTCGCAGCGCCCAATCTCCGCATTATGGCCGATTGCTACCACATGCAGATCATGGGCGGCGATCTCCTGACGCGGCTGACGCATCACCTACCCAAAATCGGCCACATCCAGTTTGCCGCCGTCCCCACCCGCACCGAGCCCGACCATGGGGAGGTCGATTTTCCATGGCTGTTGAAGGCGCTTGGCGAGGCCGGCTACCATCGCCCGTTCGGCGCGGAATACAAGCCGCGGGGTCGAACAGAGGACGGGCTGGGGTGGATGGCGGGGTTTTAAGGCGACAGCCCAGACGAGCGGTGTGGCTCTGACCCCTCAGCGAGCTGGCGCGAAATAGCTCCGGCGAACGACGTGCGAGCCGGCGCTGAGTCCGCAGGTGAAATTCTTTAATGCCTCCCGCCTTAAACTGCTGTCGCCACATCGGGAGCATACAGCAGTGCATGAGTTTCTGGCCGGTGAATTCGACGAAGCGGCTGCGCTGCGCCGGCGCGTGGCCACGCAGAATGCGCTGATCGCCGAGCAGGAACGGGACCTCGCCCACTTCCGCAAAATCTTCAAGCGTGCTTCCGAGGCGGCGCAGATCGGCGTTTGGGAATGCGAACTCGCCGACAATTCGCTGCGCTGGTCCGATGTCGTCTACGATATTTTCGATCTGCCGCGGGGCTCGATGCCGACGCGCGAGGCCACACTCGCACTTTACACGCCAGCCTCCCGCGCGGAGTTGGAGCGCCGGCGCAGCCAGGCGATCGCAGAGCGCTCCTCCTTCACCTTCGACGCCGAGATCGTCACCGCCAAAGGCGTACAAAAATTCATGCGCATCACCGCGCAGGTCGAAAGCGAGCGTGGCGTTGCGGTCCGCATCTTCGGCATGAAGCAAGACATCACCGCCGAGAAGCGCGCCGTCGACCGCCTGCGTCGACTCGCCGCCTTCGACCAAATGACCGGGCTGCCGAACCGCGCGCAGTTTCAGGATAGGCTTTTCGAACAAGCCGAAGCCAACGCGCTCGCCGCGCTGCTGCTGATTGATCTCGACGGCTTCAAGCAGGTCAATGACAACCACGGTCACATGGCGGGCGACGCCTG
This window harbors:
- a CDS encoding phosphogluconate dehydrogenase C-terminal domain-containing protein, whose translation is MKIALIGAGGKMGVRLSRNLKGSRYDVAHVEVSEIGQKRLKDEVGADCVAVDEALKDAKAVILAVPDTAIRKVGADIVPKVAPGTIVIALDAAAPFAGHFPERADVTYFVTHPCHPPIFNDETEMAAKRDYFGGIAARQAIVSALMQGPEEHFVIGEDIAKTIFQPILRSHRVTVEQMALLEPGLSETVCATLLVVMKDAMDEVVRRGVDRVAARDFLLGHLNILAAVVMEEVDGVFSDACNKAIVNGKPRLMRDDWLGVFETHEITESIRRIT
- the nanR gene encoding transcriptional regulator NanR; amino-acid sequence: MLITMEKQNGLEAVEDRIVRRKLSDQVFERLREMIVRGELAAGDPMPSERELMERFGVGRPAVREALQSMQTMGLITISHGERSRVSALSADIAFRQMDAVARLLLSASPDNLEHLKEARRLFELGMVRIAAQNATTEDVAELTDLIEKQRSKIDDPKAFIRADIAFHAKITRMAANPIFAAVGDAMLNWLFTYHTDLLIWSGQEETTLREHAAIVDRLAAGEADGAADAMRSHLDRSAALYRHH
- a CDS encoding aldehyde dehydrogenase family protein, with translation MLEQTSVTAYGHLIDGEIIDSATGGGIDVLDPSTGKVFARIPRGSAADVDRAVKAARSAFEGDWGAKSALERGRILMKVSALILENFEELTALESRDTGKPMKQARADITATARYFEYYGSAADKHHGETIPYSKGMTVLALRVPHGVTAHIIPWNYPSQIFGRSVGGALAAGNACVVKPAEDACLTPLRISELALEAGLPAGALNVVCGLGTEAGAALARHPGINHISFTGSPQTGTAVAKAAAENHVQVTLELGGKSPQVIFADADLDEALPVIVNAIIQNAGQTCAAGSRVLIERSIYDEVLARLSERFSALKVGAGVDDLDCGPIISAKQLERVTSLVDAALADGAKVVASASMTENAPEGGFFYPPMLLDGAAPESRLGQDEVFGPVLAAFPFEDEKDAIRIANATPYGLTASVWTQDGGRQMRCAHGIEAGQVFVNNYGAGGGIELPFGGMKRSGYGREKAFEGMISFTTIKTVVLKHG
- a CDS encoding FadR/GntR family transcriptional regulator, with protein sequence MPSRTADIVVADLPNSKGERLSERVYENLFHAIVTGMISAGAKLPSENELAKQFEVSRPVLREALDKLRDDGLISSVRGSGNYVLNALGARVDGVTSDEADRDALQRIGDLLAGMELRMIVEPQAAYLAAKRRGPSDIESMRAALDRFDEAMKQNAILHHHDYAFHEAIATATCNARIVQTLKSLEYDVTRSVNLMRFLVQFQPFVRNEAVRDEHEDIFRHIEAGAATKAKRAMRNHIEHARIRMMSNRPGF
- a CDS encoding TRAP transporter substrate-binding protein codes for the protein MFRFRTITAAAVFALSAGVAGSAVAQTTLNFAHTTAQGSHYSVGVQAFGEKLAELSDGKFEIREQAAGALGGERDMIEGLQIGSVELVYSSTGPLGNFAPETLVLDLPFLFKDYASARSILDGEIGDELLEAVNAQGLVALAWSENGFRHITNSSRAIDAPEDLNGLKIRTMENSVHMEAFTAAGASPTPMAFPEVFAALQQRVIDGQENPIPIITSANMWEVQDHLTLTGHVYSPAIIIASPSLWDSLSDEEKAWFEEAADTAVAATRAKVEADEQTGVAMLRERGMEVIEEVDQAPFREAVAPAYDTFVGQYGDEMLKRIQAAQE
- a CDS encoding TRAP transporter small permease, with translation MQWFLAIERRLTRVALDLAILALALVVALAFYQVVTRFVFGHPSAWSEVAARSAMIWMVFLGFAAAFRQGTMIAVDFLVDISPQMFRRVLYVVILIASLIFLAILIWYGWGMTMRVRSQNLAGLQVTIAWVYAALPVGSALATLGVIARFIEVWNEPDTTTKGELKDVEGAI